In Hemibagrus wyckioides isolate EC202008001 linkage group LG21, SWU_Hwy_1.0, whole genome shotgun sequence, the following proteins share a genomic window:
- the LOC131342194 gene encoding G-protein coupled receptor 182-like, with amino-acid sequence MQSDNDSDWLPEHCTIKLDFASRRIGLFLLHLVLFIVGVILNLTVVWVNWQRRRTHNTVIFCILNMGVADSTLMLILPISMLEAALDHVWIWGDFLCRFSNLIIVSNIHASSFFLAYISVERYLLLTRGSAPKITTTSEKTKRNIACAALWIFALFLGALETVHVRVLGTSEPGCFLVPVHDYEKWFSSLVTIQFLAQYLVPAVIMVTFNTLTARAVRSSTEVQIRNIDDVWFLHVYSTVFIICWLPFQITMILILVDLRHPELFDCNALEQLFFSYTVVSAVALLHCLANPILYSFLSRSFRSKLINLILSHLPQDLVANQGTDQQANRVEGVGNGRKANNMAENNTSQSDAGE; translated from the coding sequence aTGCAGAGTGACAACGACTCGGACTGGCTCCCCGAACACTGCACCATCAAGCTGGACTTTGCGTCTCGGCGCATCGGCCTCTTCCTGCTCCACCTGGTCCTGTTCATCGTGGGAGTGATCCTGAACCTGACGGTGGTCTGGGTGAACTGGCAGCGACGCCGCACGCATAACACTGTGAtattctgcatcctcaacatgGGCGTGGCTGACTCCACGCTGATGCTCATCTTACCCATCTCCATGCTGGAAGCGGCTTTGGATCATGTTTGGATTTGGGGCGATTTCTTGTGTCGCTTTTCCAATCTAATCATTGTTTCTAACATCCACGCTAGCTCGTTTTTCCTAGCGTATATATCCGTCGAGCGCTACCTGTTGCTGACACGAGGATCGGCACCGAAAATAACAACCACCTCAGAAAAAACCAAGAGGAACATTGCTTGTGCGGCACTCTGgatttttgctttgtttctcGGTGCGTTAGAAACGGTACACGTTCGGGTTTTAGGAACCAGTGAACCGGGATGTTTCTTGGTGCCTGTACATGACTATGAGAAGTGGTTCAGTTCTCTTGTTACTATCCAGTTTTTGGCGCAATATTTAGTTCCTGCTGTGATTATGGTGACTTTCAACACGCTAACAGCCCGAGCAGTGAGGTCATCCACTGAGGTTCAGATCCGTAACATTGACGACGTTTGGTTCCTGCATGTTTATTCCACAGTCTTTATCATTTGCTGGTTACCTTTTCAGATCACCATGATCCTCATTCTGGTGGATCTGAGGCATCCTGAGTTATTTGATTGCAACGCACTCGagcagctctttttctcttacACCGTTGTGAGTGCAGTCGCCTTACTCCACTGCCTTGCCAATCCCATCCTCTACAGTTTTCTGAGTCGGAGCTTCCGCAGCAAGCTCATTAACCTGATTTTGAGCCATTTGCCACAAGACCTTGTTGCTAATCAAGGAACAGATCAACAGGCTAATCGAGTTGAAGGTGTGGGGAATGGAAGGAAGGCAAACAATATGGCTGAAAACAACACCAGCCAATCAGACGCAGGAGagtga
- the LOC131342464 gene encoding proto-oncogene tyrosine-protein kinase Src-like isoform X2 has product MGATKSKPKDPGQRSLSLDGTIGMGSASGHHFSSGPQTQTPNRSPAVGTSRRSNTYHTNSAEHQLFGGADHTASITSPIRAGVTTFVALYDYESRTSADLTFKKGERLQILNNTEGDWWLASSLTTGKSGYIPSNYVAPSDSIQAEEWFFGKITRRDSERLLLNIQNRRGTFLVRESETTKGAYCLSVLDYDNTKGLNVKHYKIRKLDSGGFYITSRTQFSSLQQLVLHYRTHADGLCHVLTDICPMLKPQTQGLARDAWEIPRESLRLDLKLGQGCFGEVWMGTWNGTTRVAIKTLKPGTMSPEAFLEEAQVMKKLRHEKLVQLYAVVSEEPIYIVTEYMSQGSLLDFLKGEKGKYLRLPQLVDMASQIAAGMAYVERMNYVHRDLRAANILVGDNLVCKVADFGLARLIEDNEYTARQGAKFPIKWTAPEAALYGRFTIKSDVWSFGILLTELATKGRVPYPGMVNREVLDQVERGYRMPCPAECPASMHELMLSCWRKEPEERPTFEYLQGFLEDYFTSTEPQYQPGENL; this is encoded by the exons ATGGGGGCAACTAAAAGCAAGCCAAAAGACCCAGGCCAGAGGTCTCTGAGTCTGGATGGTACCATTGGAATGGGCTCCGCCAGTGGACACCATTTCAGTTCTGGCCCTCAGACCCAGACGCCAAATCGGAGCCCCGCAGTGGGGACCAGCAGGCGGAGCAACACTTACCATACCAACAGTGCAGAACATCAACTTTTCGGTGGCGCGGATCATACGGCGAGCATCACGTCACCCATACGAG CTGGTGTCACCACGTTTGTCGCGCTATACGACTACGAATCGCGGACGTCTGCTGATCTGACGTTTAAGAAGGGCGAGCGGCTGCAGATCCTCAATAACAC GGAAGGTGACTGGTGGTTAGCGAGCTCTCTGACCACGGGGAAGAGCGGCTACATCCCGAGCAACTACGTGGCACCGTCCGACTCCATCCAAGCCGAAGA GTGGTTCTTCGGTAAAATAACACGGCGTGATTCAGAGCGTCTGCTGCTGAACATCCAGAACAGGAGAGGAACCTTCCTCGTGAGGGAAAGTGAGACGACTaaag GAGCGTACTGTCTCTCTGTGCTGGACTACGATAACACCAAGGGTCTGAATGTCAAGCACTACAAAATCCGCAAGCTGGACAGTGGAGGCTTCTACATCACGTCCAGGACGCAGTTCAGCAGCCTGCAGCAGCTTGTCCTGCACTACCGCA CTCACGCAGACGGATTGTGTCACGTCCTGACGGACATCTGCCCCATGCTGAAGCCTCAGACTCAGGGCCTAGCACGAGACGCCTGGGAAATCCCGCGCGAGTCTCTGCGGCTCGACTTGAAACTGGGGCAGGGCTGCTTCGGGGAGGTGTGGATGG GTACGTGGAACGGCACCACGCGAGTGGCGATAAAGACGCTGAAGCCGGGCACCATGTCCCCCGAGGCGTTCCTGGAGGAAGCTCAGGTCATGAAGAAACTGCGGCATGAGAAGCTGGTGCAGCTCTACGCTGTGGTTTCCGAGGAACCCATCTACATCGTTACAGAGTACATGAGCCAAG GAAGCCTGCTAGATTTCCTAAAAGGCGAGAAAGGAAAATATTTACGACTTCCACAGCTGGTTGATATGGCCTCTCAG ATTGCTGCCGGCATGGCCTACGTGGAGAGGATGAATTACGTCCACAGAGATTTACGAGCCGCGAACATCCTCGTTGGAGACAACCTGGTGTGTAAAGTGGCGGATTTTGGTCTGGCGAGACTCATCGAGGATAACGAGTACACTGCCAGACAGG GTGCGAAGTTCCCCATCAAATGGACGGCTCCCGAAGCCGCACTGTATGGACGCTTCACCATCAAATCAGACGTCTGGTCTTTCGGCATTTTACTGACCGAGTTGGCCACCAAAGGACGAGTCCCGTATCCAG GTATGGTGAACAGGGAGGTGCTGGACCAGGTGGAGCGTGGGTATCGGATGCCGTGTCCGGCCGAATGCCCCGCCTCCATGCACGAGCTTATGCTGAGCTGCTGGCGTAAGGAACCGGAGGAACGACCCACGTTCGAGTATCTGCAGGGTTTCCTGGAGGACTACTTCACCTCCACTGAACCTCAGTACCAGCCTGGAGAAAACCTCTAG
- the LOC131342464 gene encoding proto-oncogene tyrosine-protein kinase Src-like isoform X1 translates to MGATKSKPKDPGQRSLSLDGTIGMGSASGHHFSSGPQTQTPNRSPAVGTSRRSNTYHTNSAEHQLFGGADHTASITSPIRAGVTTFVALYDYESRTSADLTFKKGERLQILNNTRKYNYREGDWWLASSLTTGKSGYIPSNYVAPSDSIQAEEWFFGKITRRDSERLLLNIQNRRGTFLVRESETTKGAYCLSVLDYDNTKGLNVKHYKIRKLDSGGFYITSRTQFSSLQQLVLHYRTHADGLCHVLTDICPMLKPQTQGLARDAWEIPRESLRLDLKLGQGCFGEVWMGTWNGTTRVAIKTLKPGTMSPEAFLEEAQVMKKLRHEKLVQLYAVVSEEPIYIVTEYMSQGSLLDFLKGEKGKYLRLPQLVDMASQIAAGMAYVERMNYVHRDLRAANILVGDNLVCKVADFGLARLIEDNEYTARQGAKFPIKWTAPEAALYGRFTIKSDVWSFGILLTELATKGRVPYPGMVNREVLDQVERGYRMPCPAECPASMHELMLSCWRKEPEERPTFEYLQGFLEDYFTSTEPQYQPGENL, encoded by the exons ATGGGGGCAACTAAAAGCAAGCCAAAAGACCCAGGCCAGAGGTCTCTGAGTCTGGATGGTACCATTGGAATGGGCTCCGCCAGTGGACACCATTTCAGTTCTGGCCCTCAGACCCAGACGCCAAATCGGAGCCCCGCAGTGGGGACCAGCAGGCGGAGCAACACTTACCATACCAACAGTGCAGAACATCAACTTTTCGGTGGCGCGGATCATACGGCGAGCATCACGTCACCCATACGAG CTGGTGTCACCACGTTTGTCGCGCTATACGACTACGAATCGCGGACGTCTGCTGATCTGACGTTTAAGAAGGGCGAGCGGCTGCAGATCCTCAATAACAC GAGAAAGTACAACTACAG GGAAGGTGACTGGTGGTTAGCGAGCTCTCTGACCACGGGGAAGAGCGGCTACATCCCGAGCAACTACGTGGCACCGTCCGACTCCATCCAAGCCGAAGA GTGGTTCTTCGGTAAAATAACACGGCGTGATTCAGAGCGTCTGCTGCTGAACATCCAGAACAGGAGAGGAACCTTCCTCGTGAGGGAAAGTGAGACGACTaaag GAGCGTACTGTCTCTCTGTGCTGGACTACGATAACACCAAGGGTCTGAATGTCAAGCACTACAAAATCCGCAAGCTGGACAGTGGAGGCTTCTACATCACGTCCAGGACGCAGTTCAGCAGCCTGCAGCAGCTTGTCCTGCACTACCGCA CTCACGCAGACGGATTGTGTCACGTCCTGACGGACATCTGCCCCATGCTGAAGCCTCAGACTCAGGGCCTAGCACGAGACGCCTGGGAAATCCCGCGCGAGTCTCTGCGGCTCGACTTGAAACTGGGGCAGGGCTGCTTCGGGGAGGTGTGGATGG GTACGTGGAACGGCACCACGCGAGTGGCGATAAAGACGCTGAAGCCGGGCACCATGTCCCCCGAGGCGTTCCTGGAGGAAGCTCAGGTCATGAAGAAACTGCGGCATGAGAAGCTGGTGCAGCTCTACGCTGTGGTTTCCGAGGAACCCATCTACATCGTTACAGAGTACATGAGCCAAG GAAGCCTGCTAGATTTCCTAAAAGGCGAGAAAGGAAAATATTTACGACTTCCACAGCTGGTTGATATGGCCTCTCAG ATTGCTGCCGGCATGGCCTACGTGGAGAGGATGAATTACGTCCACAGAGATTTACGAGCCGCGAACATCCTCGTTGGAGACAACCTGGTGTGTAAAGTGGCGGATTTTGGTCTGGCGAGACTCATCGAGGATAACGAGTACACTGCCAGACAGG GTGCGAAGTTCCCCATCAAATGGACGGCTCCCGAAGCCGCACTGTATGGACGCTTCACCATCAAATCAGACGTCTGGTCTTTCGGCATTTTACTGACCGAGTTGGCCACCAAAGGACGAGTCCCGTATCCAG GTATGGTGAACAGGGAGGTGCTGGACCAGGTGGAGCGTGGGTATCGGATGCCGTGTCCGGCCGAATGCCCCGCCTCCATGCACGAGCTTATGCTGAGCTGCTGGCGTAAGGAACCGGAGGAACGACCCACGTTCGAGTATCTGCAGGGTTTCCTGGAGGACTACTTCACCTCCACTGAACCTCAGTACCAGCCTGGAGAAAACCTCTAG